From the genome of Nymphalis io chromosome 26, ilAglIoxx1.1, whole genome shotgun sequence:
TCCGTTGCGGCAACTAAGAAATTAGTTTCCCAAGTTGTAGATACAATGGATAAGAAAGTTGAATCTGATCAAATTTTGCGTGTTGATAAAACACCTACGGTCCAGATGAAGGGTCGGCTGGAGTTAGCCTTAGGTACAATCATGAAAGAGATTAAGAACGAACATTGCACCGATCCAAAGGATATTGAGTACTTTCAATCCCCATTCATACAGCGTCTGTTAAAACATGCTATTCGAACACGTATAAGGAGTGTTATGATAGATCAGGTCGTTGGCAACTTTAGTGACATTGTCTCTAAATACCGCGAGAAATTCCCGAAGGATACTGACCTTGAGTTAGTACAAATAGCCAAAGATGCCCAAACTTTAAGCTCTAAGTCAGTTGGTGTTGCACAGCTTATAGAATCAGgtgatattattaaatctcttccagttttaattcattatgatttattcaaaagtttaaaagaaatgtttaaaCTTTTgccaataaattatttgttgattGATTAATCTCAGTCACAAACATGCTGTCTGCTAAgataatatgttatgtaaatcGTTATATCTTTGTGAAGTATTAAAACTAAACGATTTGTTTAGAATGCATTGCATTATAGCAcagaaaataaactttatataattgagtcatattttcaatttgtgtgaaaaagttattttgtcaaacaaataagattatttatattggcaaataaaactatttcacacaatttaaaataaaccacattatttttacaaattattatcattatataatttaacatataaacaaaaccTTTAATATGATCATATAAACACAGCTTAtgataattctttaaaaatactgCTTAGAAATTCAACttgatagtttaatttaatatatgattcTTTCAGATGATCCACAAGagttttataatagaaatatgttGAAAGCACTCTACATCAAGTTCGATGAAATTTTTGATAATGTAAGTCAAAAAGTTTTATCCCACTAATACTaatagaattgttttttttttttttaaatcaatttcttcaaacaaaaagtaaaagtaCAATAACATCCTGTGCATGACCCACTGTTGGggtaaggccttctctcccttttagaagctttggagcttattctatcatGCTGCTCAAAGGTTTTCACCGCCGAGTACGAGATAATTTATAAGCACATGAGCATTCAATGATCCTTGCCTAGATCAGAACCcacaatcattggttaagatttacacATTTTAACCACAGAATCTCGGTTCATGGGTTCCTATACTAAGCGAGTATAGTTActgcataaaaataattaatggatTGGGTTGAGTAATTTAAATActgattatttactttatttcagCTGGAAAAGTTATATCAAAGTAAAGCAAAAAATTtagatgaatatattaaatatatgcctGAACCAAAAAAGTTGGACAAAGATAAAACACCAAATCaaagtaatgaaaatattaattctggTGCtggaaaagaaaaaattaatttggaaAACCTCATTGGAGAAGGAGACACAGTCCAAGTGATTAACGAGAGGTTAACTAAAGTGAAGATTTATAGAGAGTTCATGGATGAACTCATTGAACAAAGACTGCCTAAAGTCTTACCGAAATTCAAAGATGTtcgtattatttgtttataactaaattatatatatgtgaatgtcataacaataaatatataaatcatttatgttttCAGGCAATTTTATCCATTATACTCACCGACAAAGAGTTTTTGGTCACAAAATCGGTCATAATGTCTCAATTAAAGAAAAAGATTAACAGAACCTTTGATAAAGATATAGATATAGAATTTCCTAACTCATCAACCACCAATACATCACCGAAAACAATGAGTGAAACTTCTGCAGGCTCATCCGCAGAAAAATTATCTAACACATCTACACCGAGAGATAAATCCTGTGACACAGAGAAACCTTCACAGGCATCACCTGTTGAACCATCAACAAACGCAACACCTAAAACCGTTGCAAATACTGCTCCTGCAACTTCAAACAATACGTCTTCTGAACAAAATACACCAAAGTCTGATGATTTGTTTTATGTCAAGGTAATGCAAATGCtttccatattatttaaaacgataactaaatttaaataacgattgacaaaaagctatttttaacaacaagtaatttttttattacgggttgattttataagaaaataagattttgtgtcactttaattttaatgttattgtttagatttcatttttatagtaaaagtaCTTTATTACGAATTCATTATAATTGTCTACAGCTGATCAGTCGCCCAAATCTGCCGGCCAGAGCGGTCATATATGATTTCTTGAAGCAGTTTAAACCAGCATCAATCAAGAAACACAAAAGTATCAACAATCTCTTAGTTATTGGGTTCGCTAATAAGGAAgactatgataaaataattgcagTGAATGAAACTGTTGTTGGTaagactaataaatattttttctaatttttatctttaatactgataaatattttttcaagttacttaaataaataatttaattatgatattgtgaaactcttataacataataaatgcaTGTCAATCACTTTTTTCCAGGCAATTCTACAATCGTAATAAAAGCCAGTGAGCAGGTAACCAAAATAAAACAGTCTACACCACAAGAGGAAAATGACGAAAGTGCGAAATCTGCAAACAGTTCTTTGTTAGATGACAGTCTGCTTGGTTCAGATCTTGACAGTCAGATAACAGATTTATTGACATCTATCAGGTCAGCTAATGAATCAGATGAAGGTTCGGACGTGAATAATATCAATGATAAAATGGATAAATCAGGAACAACAGACAAAACTCAAGCCGATGCAAAGTCTACTACTGATAAGATCAATACTGATGAATCTGACAAATGTGTTGATTCaattaaaactgaaaaaaagCTTGATACAGCTAACACTGATACAAATAACAAAGCTTCTGATAATGTTGAAGATGAAAAAACAACTATTGACATAATAAAAACTGAACTATCTACAGAAAACAAGGAGTTACAAGCAACAACAAAGATATCCAATATTGAAAGTGGTGTTACAAAGTCAGAGGAAGAGAAAAATGTACAAGAACTAGAAATGATTATGGAACTCGGTGAggagcaaaaaaataataatgataaaagcaAATTATTAGAGAAGCCAGATGgtgataaattaaaagataatttaaaggAATCTGGAAGGGCCACGCCCACTAGGAGCTCTTCACGCTTAGCAAGCTCTACTCCAAGCACCATAAGAACCAGGAGAGCTAGCCGACTTGCACAAAACAACTAAAATACATACCTTGTATTTATAGTGGTTTTTGacacatatatttgtttaatatttgatttaaattaattaatttaaatcagtgataattatgttaataccTTTGACACTAAATGAAATTATTGGAATATCTTAGCGATATATCCTTTTTCAAATGAAgtgattgataaataatttagtagaaatacttatttttcaaacttacattatgtaaaatttaagacGAATAAAATTTTCCCTTTTAaatgatgttttaattttagaccttattttaacaaatataattaacatcgCATAATAAATgcgtaaaacattattaaaatgtgCAAGTCTATCAGGGAAGGTTcatcatataaacattttttatgttgtagTTTAGTTATCCTAGTCGATgtttcttttgatttttttctaaaatcacggtgcaaaatatgtttttatcaaaatcttcCTGACGCCTTTGAGTATTTTCCTTCGTACGTATTTCGCTGGTTTTCGTAACCGTTTAGGGGGCCGAGTACTGTGACTTATCGTTCGCTAAGAAAAAGAGAAGTGGAACCCACTTGATGGTTCAGAGTGAGTAACGTCCTGAGGATGCCTCGTGCAAGAGCACACCTCTGCTTAGCCCGCCTGCATATGTCATCGGAATATAAAATGTGCTTTGCGAAGCGTTTGCGGACGTTTCGTCCGTCAACGAGATAGGAACGATGTGGTGCGGTGTCTCAGTTCTATATTGGTCTGATCTATGCTCGTAGACTCCTGTGCTATATCATATGGACTATATCATATGGACTATATCATATGGACTATATCATATGGACTATATCATATGGACTATATCATATGGACTATATCATATGGACTATATCATATGGACTATATCATATGGACTATATCATATGGACTATATCATATGGACTATATCATATGGACTATATCATATGGACTATATCATATGGACTATATCATATGGACTATATCATATGGACTATATCATATGGACTATATCATATGGACTATATCATATGGACTATATCATATGGACTATATCATATGGACTATATCATATGGACTATATCATATGGACTATATCATATGGACTATATCATATGGACTATATCATACAGGACGTACATAAGTTTACTGGACGTACATGAGTTTATTGATCTTCCATCTTTGAGAAATAACTATGTATAGGTGGTCTGAATACCACCAGAAACAGTGGTTTCGGGTGAGTAAAGCTATATCTTTgtggtaaaattaaaattataaaatggcgATTCAAAAGTTCTTGTGATggcttatttgaataaagtatatgttGTTTTAGACTTTGAATGGCATCTTCATTTGTTTAGAGACCTATTCTAATCGAAAATCTTAAGAACGAACT
Proteins encoded in this window:
- the LOC126778453 gene encoding uncharacterized protein LOC126778453 isoform X2, whose product is MRRHREFDNDPRQPSPGGPLMTNHLRDLDIELELLKRKREIIQQEQDMLSRFSTKRQYDYEHRSNTYDRQEPNNRQFNTNNFPHRFDGPSNSGNFTRAQGAKRQTPNQYWQPPSVPKRFTAPQKINPWQTSNPRQELGFPNRKNFPPQQGNIGGAIRPLMSIRPSISQRIQKKNQIPRKDFKPNKVTKPKPQQAPNKLSTYSVAATKKLVSQVVDTMDKKVESDQILRVDKTPTVQMKGRLELALGTIMKEIKNEHCTDPKDIEYFQSPFIQRLLKHAIRTRIRSVMIDQVVGNFSDIVSKYREKFPKDTDLELVQIAKDAQTLSSKSVGVAQLIESDDPQEFYNRNMLKALYIKFDEIFDNLEKLYQSKAKNLDEYIKYMPEPKKLDKDKTPNQSNENINSGAGKEKINLENLIGEGDTVQVINERLTKVKIYREFMDELIEQRLPKVLPKFKDAILSIILTDKEFLVTKSVIMSQLKKKINRTFDKDIDIEFPNSSTTNTSPKTMSETSAGSSAEKLSNTSTPRDKSCDTEKPSQASPVEPSTNATPKTVANTAPATSNNTSSEQNTPKSDDLFYVKLISRPNLPARAVIYDFLKQFKPASIKKHKSINNLLVIGFANKEDYDKIIAVNETVVGNSTIVIKASEQVTKIKQSTPQEENDESAKSANSSLLDDSLLGSDLDSQITDLLTSIRSANESDEGSDVNNINDKMDKSGTTDKTQADAKSTTDKINTDESDKSNTDTNNKASDNVEDEKTTIDIIKTELSTENKELQATTKISNIESGVTKSEEEKNVQELEMIMELGEEQKNNNDKSKLLEKPDGDKLKDNLKESGRATPTRSSSRLASSTPSTIRTRRASRLAQNN
- the LOC126778453 gene encoding uncharacterized protein LOC126778453 isoform X1 codes for the protein MRRHREFDNDPRQPSPGGPLMTNHLRDLDIELELLKRKREIIQQEQDMLSRFSTKRQYDYEHRSNTYDRQEPNNRQFNTNNFPHRFDGPSNSGNFTRAQGAKRQTPNQYWQPPSVPKRFTAPQKINPWQTSNPRQELGFPNRKNFPPQQGNIGGAIRPLMSIRPSISQRIQKKNQIPRKDFKPNKVTKPKPQQAPNKLSTYSVAATKKLVSQVVDTMDKKVESDQILRVDKTPTVQMKGRLELALGTIMKEIKNEHCTDPKDIEYFQSPFIQRLLKHAIRTRIRSVMIDQVVGNFSDIVSKYREKFPKDTDLELVQIAKDAQTLSSKSVGVAQLIESDDPQEFYNRNMLKALYIKFDEIFDNLEKLYQSKAKNLDEYIKYMPEPKKLDKDKTPNQSNENINSGAGKEKINLENLIGEGDTVQVINERLTKVKIYREFMDELIEQRLPKVLPKFKDAILSIILTDKEFLVTKSVIMSQLKKKINRTFDKDIDIEFPNSSTTNTSPKTMSETSAGSSAEKLSNTSTPRDKSCDTEKPSQASPVEPSTNATPKTVANTAPATSNNTSSEQNTPKSDDLFYVKLISRPNLPARAVIYDFLKQFKPASIKKHKSINNLLVIGFANKEDYDKIIAVNETVVGNSTIVIKASEQVTKIKQSTPQEENDESAKSANSSLLDDSLLGSDLDSQITDLLTSIRSANESDEGSDVNNINDKMDKSGTTDKTQADAKSTTDKINTDESDKCVDSIKTEKKLDTANTDTNNKASDNVEDEKTTIDIIKTELSTENKELQATTKISNIESGVTKSEEEKNVQELEMIMELGEEQKNNNDKSKLLEKPDGDKLKDNLKESGRATPTRSSSRLASSTPSTIRTRRASRLAQNN